The following are encoded in a window of Maylandia zebra isolate NMK-2024a linkage group LG5, Mzebra_GT3a, whole genome shotgun sequence genomic DNA:
- the gls2b gene encoding glutaminase 2b isoform X1 yields MHFLNALRLSNSAQLVVKSTDVAKKVFIVQPACCLGTKSITQFQRRSPALRDRLHLKMNMHSKPSGSGVENMLFYTITEGKEQVPISYFTAALKKNGLHPSDPRLKDCMEKLREAVKESVGEVMMDKDLFHRCVGGNIVLLIQAFRKKFIIPEFDLFVQKINEIYEKVQKQSDGKVADYIPQLAKFSPELWGVSLCTVDGQRHSVGHTKQPFCLQSCVKPLQYAIAVHESETEKVHRYVGMEPSGLKFNVLSLDDEDKPHNPMVNAGAILISSLIKPHSNKAEKFDYVMEFVKKMAGQEYVGFSNATFQSEKETGDRNFAIGYYMKEKKCFPLGADMIDALDFYFQLCSIEVTCESGSIMAATLANGGICPITGERVLSTEAVRNTLSLMHSCGMYDFSGQMAFHVGLPAKSGVSGAILLVIPNVMGVMCWSPPLDRVGNSVRGIHFCQELVSVFNFHNYDNLRHFVKKQDPRRQDGDDRNKSVFNLLFAAYSGDVSALRRFALSSMDMDLKDYDFRTALHVAAAEGHMDVVKFLTETCKVDPFVEDRWGNLPVDDAMQFGHDELVTVLKDYQQECKQQEKKQSEAVHPQKLDTIDGMV; encoded by the exons ATGCATTTCCTGAACGCGCTGCGCCTGTCAAACTCTGCTCAACTGGTGGTCAAAAGTACAGATGTGGCGAAGAAGGTTTTCATCGTGCAACCAGCATGCTGTTTGGGCACGAAATCAATAACTCAGTTTCAGAGACGATCCCCTGCACTACGAGATCGTTTGCATCTGAAAAT GAATATGCATTCAAAGCCATCTGGTTCCGGAGTGGAAAACATGCTTTTCTACACCATCACAGAGGGAAAAGAGCAAGTGCCCATCTCATACTTTACAGCA GCACTGAAAAAAAATGGCCTTCACCCATCCGATCCTCGCCTTAAAGACTGCATGGAGAAGCTCCGAGAGGCCGTGAAGGAATCTGTTGGCGAGGTGATGATGGACAAAGACCTTTTCCACAG ATGTGTAGGAGGAAACATTGTTCTGCTAATCCAGGCCTTCAGGAAGAAGTTTATCATCCCTGAGTTTGACCTGTTTgtacagaaaataaatgaaatctacGAAAAAGTGCAGAAGCAAAGTGATGGGAAG GTTGCAGACTACATTCCCCAACTGGCTAAATTCAGCCCAGAGCTATGGGGTGTGTCTTTGTGTACAGTTGACGGACAGAG gcaCTCAGTAGGCCACACCAAACAGCCGTTTTGCCTGCAGTCCTGCGTGAAGCCCCTGCAGTATGCCATTGCCGTACATGAGTCAGAAACTGAGAAGGTTCACCGCTATGTTGGCATGGAGCCCAGTGGACTCAAGTTCAATGTGCTTTCACTTGATGATGAAG ATAAGCCCCATAATCCCATGGTGAATGCTGGAGCCATTTTGATCAGCTCTCTTATCAAG CCTCACTCAAATAAGGCAGAAAAGTTTGACTAT GTTATGGAGTTTGTGAAAAAGATGGCTGGCCAAGAATATGTAGGATTCAGCAATGCCAC GTTCcagtcagaaaaagaaacaggTGACAGGAATTTTGCCATTGGATACTACATGAAAGAGAAGAAG TGTTTTCCTCTGGGAGCAGATATGATCGATGCCCTTGACTTCTACTTCCAG CTTTGCTCCATTGAGGTAACCTGTGAGTCAGGAAGCATCATGGCTGCCACTCTGGCCAATGGGGGAATTTGCCCAATTACAGGCGAGCGTGTCCTGAGTACTGAGGCTGTGCGAAACACCCTGAGCCTCATGCACTCCTGTGGCATGTATGACTTCTCCGGCCAGATGGCTTTTCAT GTGGGCTTGCCTGCAAAATCAGGAGTATCCGGTGCAATTCTGTTGGTGATCCCCAATGTGATGGGAGTGATGTGCTGGTCTCCTCCACTGGACAGGGTTGGAAACAGTGTCCGAGGAATACACTTCTGTCAG gaACTTGTGTCAGTGTTCAATTTTCACAATTACGACAACTTGAGGCACTTTGTAAAGAAACAGGACCCTCGCAGACAGGATGGAGATGACAGG AACAAGTCTGTTTTCAACTTGTTGTTTGCTGCCTACAGTGGAGATGTATCGGCACTGAGAAG atttgcACTTTCTTCCATGGACATGGACCTCAAAGACTATGATTTTCGAACAGCGCTTCATGTTGCTGCAGCTGAGG GTCACATGGATGTAGTAAAATTCCTCACTGAAACCTGCAAAGTTGATCCATTTGTAGAAGACAG GTGGGGGAATCTACCGGTCGATGATGCCATGCAATTTGGGCATGACGAGCTAGTGACGGTGCTCAAAGATTACCAGCAAGAGTGCAAGCAGCAGGAAAAGAAGCAGAGTGAAGCTGTGCATCCCCAGAAGCTTGACACCATTGACGGCATGGTGTGA
- the gls2b gene encoding glutaminase 2b isoform X2 produces the protein MHSKPSGSGVENMLFYTITEGKEQVPISYFTAALKKNGLHPSDPRLKDCMEKLREAVKESVGEVMMDKDLFHRCVGGNIVLLIQAFRKKFIIPEFDLFVQKINEIYEKVQKQSDGKVADYIPQLAKFSPELWGVSLCTVDGQRHSVGHTKQPFCLQSCVKPLQYAIAVHESETEKVHRYVGMEPSGLKFNVLSLDDEDKPHNPMVNAGAILISSLIKPHSNKAEKFDYVMEFVKKMAGQEYVGFSNATFQSEKETGDRNFAIGYYMKEKKCFPLGADMIDALDFYFQLCSIEVTCESGSIMAATLANGGICPITGERVLSTEAVRNTLSLMHSCGMYDFSGQMAFHVGLPAKSGVSGAILLVIPNVMGVMCWSPPLDRVGNSVRGIHFCQELVSVFNFHNYDNLRHFVKKQDPRRQDGDDRNKSVFNLLFAAYSGDVSALRRFALSSMDMDLKDYDFRTALHVAAAEGHMDVVKFLTETCKVDPFVEDRWGNLPVDDAMQFGHDELVTVLKDYQQECKQQEKKQSEAVHPQKLDTIDGMV, from the exons ATGCATTCAAAGCCATCTGGTTCCGGAGTGGAAAACATGCTTTTCTACACCATCACAGAGGGAAAAGAGCAAGTGCCCATCTCATACTTTACAGCA GCACTGAAAAAAAATGGCCTTCACCCATCCGATCCTCGCCTTAAAGACTGCATGGAGAAGCTCCGAGAGGCCGTGAAGGAATCTGTTGGCGAGGTGATGATGGACAAAGACCTTTTCCACAG ATGTGTAGGAGGAAACATTGTTCTGCTAATCCAGGCCTTCAGGAAGAAGTTTATCATCCCTGAGTTTGACCTGTTTgtacagaaaataaatgaaatctacGAAAAAGTGCAGAAGCAAAGTGATGGGAAG GTTGCAGACTACATTCCCCAACTGGCTAAATTCAGCCCAGAGCTATGGGGTGTGTCTTTGTGTACAGTTGACGGACAGAG gcaCTCAGTAGGCCACACCAAACAGCCGTTTTGCCTGCAGTCCTGCGTGAAGCCCCTGCAGTATGCCATTGCCGTACATGAGTCAGAAACTGAGAAGGTTCACCGCTATGTTGGCATGGAGCCCAGTGGACTCAAGTTCAATGTGCTTTCACTTGATGATGAAG ATAAGCCCCATAATCCCATGGTGAATGCTGGAGCCATTTTGATCAGCTCTCTTATCAAG CCTCACTCAAATAAGGCAGAAAAGTTTGACTAT GTTATGGAGTTTGTGAAAAAGATGGCTGGCCAAGAATATGTAGGATTCAGCAATGCCAC GTTCcagtcagaaaaagaaacaggTGACAGGAATTTTGCCATTGGATACTACATGAAAGAGAAGAAG TGTTTTCCTCTGGGAGCAGATATGATCGATGCCCTTGACTTCTACTTCCAG CTTTGCTCCATTGAGGTAACCTGTGAGTCAGGAAGCATCATGGCTGCCACTCTGGCCAATGGGGGAATTTGCCCAATTACAGGCGAGCGTGTCCTGAGTACTGAGGCTGTGCGAAACACCCTGAGCCTCATGCACTCCTGTGGCATGTATGACTTCTCCGGCCAGATGGCTTTTCAT GTGGGCTTGCCTGCAAAATCAGGAGTATCCGGTGCAATTCTGTTGGTGATCCCCAATGTGATGGGAGTGATGTGCTGGTCTCCTCCACTGGACAGGGTTGGAAACAGTGTCCGAGGAATACACTTCTGTCAG gaACTTGTGTCAGTGTTCAATTTTCACAATTACGACAACTTGAGGCACTTTGTAAAGAAACAGGACCCTCGCAGACAGGATGGAGATGACAGG AACAAGTCTGTTTTCAACTTGTTGTTTGCTGCCTACAGTGGAGATGTATCGGCACTGAGAAG atttgcACTTTCTTCCATGGACATGGACCTCAAAGACTATGATTTTCGAACAGCGCTTCATGTTGCTGCAGCTGAGG GTCACATGGATGTAGTAAAATTCCTCACTGAAACCTGCAAAGTTGATCCATTTGTAGAAGACAG GTGGGGGAATCTACCGGTCGATGATGCCATGCAATTTGGGCATGACGAGCTAGTGACGGTGCTCAAAGATTACCAGCAAGAGTGCAAGCAGCAGGAAAAGAAGCAGAGTGAAGCTGTGCATCCCCAGAAGCTTGACACCATTGACGGCATGGTGTGA